The Myxococcales bacterium genome window below encodes:
- a CDS encoding Stp1/IreP family PP2C-type Ser/Thr phosphatase — MSDSSATPSPPEAVVPIPPVAVVATPDPTPAVPAPEVAPAPAPVEVTAVMAALAAPAPADPGPSGARAQGVEMHLFARTDVGQVREHNEDNFLVADLTRRSRGLLEANRTTPLGAQGALFAVCDGMGGAAAGEVASQMAVDIIYEMMSDESVTVVDRNDLARRLVRSIEVAGHRIFSEARNDRSRRGMGTTVTGAALLDDHLFLGQVGDSRGYVLRQGRLVQVTRDQSLVNQLIEAGQLTEEEAETFEHNNIILQALGTSDTVQVDLTYVELCKGDMLLLCSDGLSGMLRFDELRDILRSSREPLDLCKQLTERANAAGGHDNITVIIVQFDGEGLRAPEDGQELVYRKFALENDGGGDPQQLGDAPPGNLFRPDDPAAASAGIQPMSIPPGGWRERPLEDDRIDIPGTHVPAWIVALIVLGVVGALFVSAVLLLK; from the coding sequence ATGTCCGATTCCTCGGCCACGCCCTCCCCGCCCGAAGCGGTCGTGCCCATCCCGCCCGTCGCGGTCGTCGCCACTCCGGACCCCACGCCGGCTGTGCCCGCGCCGGAGGTGGCGCCCGCACCCGCTCCGGTGGAGGTCACCGCCGTGATGGCCGCGCTCGCGGCGCCGGCTCCCGCCGACCCCGGCCCGTCCGGCGCCCGTGCGCAGGGCGTAGAGATGCACCTCTTTGCCCGCACCGACGTGGGGCAGGTCCGCGAGCACAACGAAGACAATTTCCTGGTGGCCGACCTCACGCGGAGGTCACGCGGTCTGCTCGAGGCGAACAGGACCACGCCGCTCGGCGCGCAGGGTGCGCTGTTCGCCGTGTGCGACGGCATGGGCGGCGCAGCGGCCGGCGAGGTGGCCAGCCAGATGGCGGTCGACATCATCTACGAGATGATGTCGGACGAGAGCGTCACGGTGGTCGACCGCAACGACCTGGCTCGTCGTCTGGTCCGCTCCATCGAGGTGGCCGGCCACCGCATCTTCTCGGAGGCGCGCAACGACAGGTCGCGCCGCGGAATGGGCACGACCGTCACGGGCGCCGCGCTGCTCGACGACCACCTCTTCTTGGGCCAGGTCGGCGACTCGCGGGGCTACGTTCTCCGCCAGGGCCGGCTCGTGCAGGTCACCCGCGATCAGTCGCTGGTGAACCAGCTCATCGAGGCCGGGCAGCTCACCGAAGAAGAAGCCGAGACCTTCGAGCACAACAACATCATCCTCCAGGCCCTCGGCACGTCCGACACGGTCCAGGTGGACCTCACGTACGTCGAGCTCTGCAAGGGGGACATGCTCCTGCTCTGCTCGGACGGCCTCTCCGGCATGCTCCGCTTCGACGAGCTGCGCGACATCCTGCGCTCCTCGCGGGAGCCGCTCGACCTCTGCAAGCAGCTCACCGAGCGCGCGAACGCCGCCGGCGGCCACGACAACATCACGGTCATCATCGTCCAGTTCGACGGCGAGGGCCTCCGCGCTCCCGAGGACGGCCAGGAGCTCGTTTACCGGAAGTTCGCCCTCGAGAACGACGGCGGGGGCGACCCCCAGCAGCTCGGCGACGCGCCCCCCGGCAACCTCTTCCGCCCGGACGACCCAGCCGCGGCCAGCGCGGGGATCCAGCCCATGAGCATCCCACCGGGCGGTTGGCGCGAGCGCCCGCTCGAGGATGACCGCATCGACATCCCGGGCACCCATGTCCCGGCGTGGATTGTGGCGCTCATCGTGCTCGGCGTCGTCGGCGCTCTGTTCGTCTCCGCCGTGCTCCTCCTCAAGTAG
- a CDS encoding FHA domain-containing protein, whose product MICSLCSRNNAAHLVFCEECGNRLAKVAPPTPLVEASPGPPRCGVCGTVNPVGDRYCMDCGQPLPPGAGARAPAPQPAFVAPQPPPPPQPVYVAPQPPQPVYVAPQPAPAAPPPQAPRPAAPAPPPILSASRPPPAPRPPPAPSAVAPPAPPVQAAAPQAVAAHAVVAVAAPAAETPSSVVCQRCRGANQASSLFCRYCGASLGQAPGAPAPSAEPPAPSAEPPRPPAPSRARPSSPPRAAPDPAGIAPPREPAVFELAKPSVELSNAPPHAGEASVEPSTERDSGRRSVGARSRSKSRGQLVVITKDGTAGASYPLAEQVDIGRTEGDILIPDDPYLSPRHARVVFRGTRAFLRDLNSVNGLFLRVSAARGRPVGELERAPFPLGTPPSAVANVDTNVAVALQDQDLILIGQQVLRFEALRDAEGGLGAASEHGTLLFGTPTAPRYARLSQRTVEGVTRDVYYIRKVETVLGRESGDVVFTDDPFLSRRHAAFLVLPAAAERKRSSVHIVDLGSSNGTFLAVREESALHNGDLVRMGQQLFRVDLEDSHE is encoded by the coding sequence GTGATCTGCTCCCTCTGCAGTCGTAACAACGCCGCACACCTCGTATTTTGCGAAGAGTGTGGCAACCGCCTCGCGAAGGTGGCGCCTCCGACGCCGCTCGTCGAGGCGAGCCCAGGCCCGCCTCGCTGCGGGGTCTGCGGCACCGTGAACCCCGTCGGCGATCGGTACTGCATGGATTGTGGGCAGCCGCTACCGCCGGGCGCCGGCGCGCGGGCGCCGGCGCCGCAGCCCGCGTTCGTCGCTCCGCAGCCCCCACCGCCTCCGCAGCCCGTCTACGTCGCTCCCCAGCCGCCCCAGCCCGTCTACGTCGCCCCCCAGCCCGCCCCGGCGGCTCCGCCTCCTCAGGCACCGCGCCCGGCCGCGCCCGCGCCTCCGCCCATCCTGTCCGCGTCTCGGCCGCCCCCGGCGCCCCGGCCGCCGCCGGCGCCCTCCGCCGTCGCACCACCGGCGCCTCCCGTCCAGGCCGCTGCGCCCCAGGCCGTGGCGGCCCACGCGGTCGTGGCCGTGGCCGCCCCCGCCGCCGAGACGCCCTCATCGGTCGTATGCCAGCGCTGCCGCGGCGCCAACCAGGCGAGCTCCCTTTTTTGCCGCTACTGCGGCGCGTCGCTCGGACAGGCGCCCGGAGCGCCCGCGCCAAGCGCCGAGCCGCCCGCGCCAAGCGCCGAGCCGCCCCGCCCGCCGGCCCCCTCGAGGGCGCGCCCGTCGAGCCCACCGCGCGCCGCGCCCGATCCCGCGGGCATCGCCCCTCCCCGCGAGCCCGCGGTTTTTGAGCTCGCCAAGCCCTCCGTCGAGCTCTCCAACGCGCCCCCGCACGCCGGCGAGGCGAGCGTCGAGCCCTCGACGGAGCGAGACAGCGGTCGCCGGAGTGTCGGCGCGCGCTCGCGGAGCAAGTCCCGTGGACAACTGGTCGTCATCACCAAAGACGGCACCGCGGGCGCCAGCTACCCGCTCGCCGAACAGGTCGACATCGGTCGCACCGAGGGCGACATCCTGATCCCGGACGACCCCTACCTGTCTCCCAGGCACGCGCGGGTCGTGTTCCGCGGGACGCGCGCCTTCCTCCGCGATCTGAACAGCGTCAACGGCCTGTTTCTTCGGGTGTCGGCCGCGCGGGGCCGCCCGGTAGGCGAGCTCGAGCGCGCGCCCTTCCCTCTGGGGACCCCGCCGTCGGCCGTGGCGAACGTGGACACCAACGTCGCCGTCGCCCTCCAAGATCAAGACTTGATCCTCATCGGTCAACAGGTGCTAAGGTTCGAGGCGCTGAGGGACGCCGAGGGTGGCCTCGGGGCGGCTTCGGAGCACGGAACGTTGCTCTTCGGTACGCCCACAGCACCGCGATACGCTCGCCTCAGCCAGCGCACCGTGGAAGGTGTCACTCGGGACGTGTACTACATTCGGAAGGTGGAGACCGTGCTCGGGCGGGAGTCGGGAGACGTAGTGTTCACGGACGATCCTTTCCTCTCGCGGCGTCACGCGGCGTTCCTCGTGCTGCCTGCCGCGGCGGAGCGGAAGCGCTCTTCCGTGCACATCGTCGACCTCGGCTCCTCGAACGGGACCTTCCTGGCCGTCCGCGAGGAGAGCGCGCTCCACAACGGAGACCTCGTCCGCATGGGCCAACAGCTCTTTCGCGTCGACCTCGAGGACTCCCATGAGTAG
- a CDS encoding tetratricopeptide repeat protein — MSGARRGARARARARAGLAAFALGALAACGGARAGDYERALAEAHRASSAGRFAEAADAYARAGTATNAARGKQHAALFAAVERARAGEVARALTELDALAKASPPTDVSAEAEYKAARLRLRTGAVERGRAELEAFLPRHPESPLALSAFAQVIRFKEESSGEAGARATVEGLAAKVPEGTPLGQRIAYERALRTEGLPARRDALIAHADRFPYPRGSYWDDALFRAAELEETLGRPREAIALLTRLLAERETSDVIGSYQRPRYTPAKLRVARLQEKLGDREGARRTLHELYANFRSSELRDDALWNEARLFREDRQPAEACDRLRTLVSELRDSRFVPCASALCPEIVRPKDSRAPKACHSYLLREATASPPSAPRASE, encoded by the coding sequence GTGAGCGGCGCGAGGCGAGGGGCGAGGGCGAGGGCGAGGGCGAGGGCGGGGCTCGCCGCGTTCGCGCTCGGCGCGCTCGCAGCCTGCGGCGGGGCGCGCGCCGGAGACTACGAACGCGCGCTCGCGGAGGCCCACCGCGCGTCGTCGGCGGGGCGCTTCGCCGAGGCCGCAGACGCCTACGCCCGCGCGGGCACCGCGACGAACGCGGCGCGGGGCAAGCAGCACGCCGCGCTCTTCGCCGCCGTCGAGCGAGCGCGCGCCGGCGAGGTGGCGCGCGCGCTCACGGAGCTCGACGCGCTCGCGAAGGCCTCGCCCCCCACCGACGTCTCGGCGGAGGCCGAATACAAGGCGGCGCGCCTCCGCCTCCGCACGGGCGCCGTCGAGCGCGGGCGAGCCGAGCTCGAGGCGTTCCTCCCTCGCCATCCGGAGAGCCCTCTGGCGCTCTCCGCGTTCGCGCAAGTCATTCGATTCAAAGAAGAATCGTCGGGTGAGGCGGGGGCCCGGGCCACCGTGGAGGGGCTCGCGGCGAAGGTGCCCGAGGGCACCCCGCTCGGGCAACGGATCGCCTACGAGCGCGCGCTCCGCACCGAGGGCCTGCCGGCTCGTCGTGACGCGCTGATCGCCCACGCCGATCGCTTCCCCTACCCGCGCGGGTCGTACTGGGACGACGCGCTCTTTCGCGCCGCCGAGCTCGAGGAAACGCTCGGGCGCCCGCGGGAGGCGATCGCGCTGCTCACGCGGCTCCTCGCGGAGCGCGAGACCTCCGACGTCATCGGTTCGTATCAGCGCCCGCGCTACACGCCCGCCAAGCTGCGGGTCGCGCGACTGCAGGAGAAGCTCGGCGATCGCGAGGGGGCGCGCCGCACGCTGCACGAGCTCTACGCCAACTTTCGCAGCTCCGAGCTGCGCGACGACGCTCTCTGGAACGAGGCCCGGCTCTTTCGCGAGGACCGTCAGCCAGCGGAGGCCTGCGACCGCCTCAGAACGCTCGTGTCCGAGCTGCGCGACTCGCGCTTCGTGCCGTGCGCCAGCGCGCTATGTCCAGAGATCGTGCGCCCAAAGGACAGCCGCGCACCGAAGGCGTGCCACTCGTACCTGCTGCGCGAAGCAACTGCGTCCCCGCCTTCCGCGCCGCGCGCCTCCGAGTAG
- a CDS encoding ATP-dependent Clp protease adaptor ClpS, whose translation MSTNDPKSPDTGEDTDVETQPVSSVPRRYKVIFHNDDYTTMEFVVEVLQRFFQKTTTEAMHVMLTVHKMGAAVATVTTRDLAETKTAQVMDYAKENGMPLLVTTEPE comes from the coding sequence ATGAGCACGAACGACCCGAAGAGCCCCGACACCGGTGAGGACACCGACGTCGAGACCCAGCCCGTCTCGAGCGTCCCCCGACGCTACAAGGTCATCTTCCACAACGACGACTACACGACCATGGAGTTCGTCGTCGAAGTGCTGCAGCGCTTCTTTCAGAAGACCACCACCGAGGCGATGCACGTGATGCTCACCGTCCACAAGATGGGCGCCGCCGTCGCCACCGTGACCACCCGCGACCTCGCGGAGACAAAGACAGCGCAAGTTATGGACTACGCAAAAGAAAACGGCATGCCCCTCCTCGTCACCACGGAGCCGGAGTGA